The following nucleotide sequence is from Peribacillus sp. ACCC06369.
CCATGATAGCTTATTTTGCATGCACATGGAAAGAACGTGAAGTATTGAACAAGCATTACCATGGAGGTTGTGATTTTTCCATTTCCAATTGTAAAATAGGTATTGATGTTTTTATGAATTAGTATATGGAAATGAATGTCGTGAAACAAGGTCACATCATTTTTTGTGACCTTGAGCATCAATCCGGATTCGATTAAATATAAATTTATCCTTATCCGAACACTTTGTATTCTAGAACTCTAAACATTCTCTACTTCCCATCTTTTTCCATTTCATTCAATTCTTTTTTAATCTGACCTTCCCATTTTGGAATACCGTCATTTTCATCAAATTCTATGATGACATCCGTGACTCCTCTTTCCTTGAATATCTCATTAAACAGGCGATCTTTGATGTCATCAGCCTGGGCGATTGAAATATGGGGATCAAGTTCCACTTCAAGTTCAACATGAAAGTCCTCCCCTTCTTTTATTACGGCCAGTTTCTGTATATCCCTTACATCTGGGTCACCCATGACCATAGAACCAATCTTTTGACGCATTTCTATATCCGCTTCCCCAAGAGCGCCTGCAGCATTATCAAGGAAAACCCTTCCAACCACATAGAACATACCGAGACCAATCATGACAGAAGCAACACCTTCCGCTTGAATGAAGGGCGTGAAGTTTGCTAATAAGATGGCAATTATCGCAAGCACTCCACCTCCAGTTGCTACCATATCTTCCATGAATACTAATTTCGTCGCTGGTTTTGCTCTTTTTAAACCAGCAAAACTCTTAAAAATGACGGCTGTACCTTTAGCTTCGATTCCAGTCTCATGCACCACTTCTTTCATCGCTTTAAATAAAACATATGATTCCAACACAACAGCTAACGAAAGAACGGACAAGTTAATAATGATTCCAGTTGATTCTACTGGGTGCAATATGTGATGAAACCCTTCTTTAATGGTTTCATAAGACATGATCCCGACAACCAAAACCGCCCCTAATAAAACGAGGTTAACCAAACGCCCAAAGCCATCAGGGAATCGATCAGTTGGTGACTTTTTACTAAGTGCAGAACCGATGAAGACAAAAAACTGATTCGCAGCATCTCCCAAAGTATGTAAGGTTTCAGCGAACATAGCGACATTTCCTGTCATGAAATAAGCAATTCCCTTTAGCACAGCGATGATACTATTCACACATGCAGCAATGAACGCCGATTTATTACCTTGTTTTAATAAACGGAATAATTCTTTCATATTAATGCCCCCCCTTATCTTTAAATAAATCCATTATCTTAGTGTATTATCCCCAACACTGGAATATATGAAACCACTAAAGGGAAAAACTCCAAACTAAACGAATTCAGAATAACTGGCATTACTATGTTTTTTATATGTTGTATCTCCCACACACGATTATATTCCAGTGTTGGACGCATAAATTCTAATAAGGTCACAAAAAACTCATTCTTTTTATTCGGAACTGATTAATGCGATTTGAGATCCTTACAAAAAAAGGGAGTAAGCAGTTGCTTACTCCCTTTTTAAGCTTCCATCCCCTTTTTCACTAACTTAGATGGATTATTTACTTTATATCGTATTTCTTTATTGTATTTTTTATCGACCACTTTTCCATCAAATTCGATTTCGTCCCCTTCTTCGAGCTCAGCTTTTTTTAATGTCTTGCTATATCCACACCAAGCATCACCGATTGTCAGTTCAGGTTCCGTTGTCACCTTGACATTCTCCAAGAGTATGACTTCATCTTCTTCACCAGTGAAATGGTTCATTTTCGCCGTGAACTCCTTGACAGTTGCGGTGAAATGCACTTTTTCCCCAGGTAAATCCAACTTAGGTTTTGCTGTCGCCTTTTTACTTTTGGTTTTTGCTTTTTTTGGTTCTTCACTTAGCTGATCCGATGTTTCCGTAATTGGGGCTTCCATCACCTGTTCCTCTTCACTTGGAACTGCGGATGTTTCGGAAACCGGTCCGCTCAACAACTCTTTTCCGAAACTGGAGCTTTGCATTTCCTTTAAATAGGAAGGGTTAATGCAACTAAGCTTTCCATTCTCAAATTCAACGACCACCGTGTCAAGACCGTTTCCATATTGTTCATAACCTGCCAATTTGACTTTCCCTTGAAAACTGCCGCTTTTATATAATAGTTCTCTTTTAACCGAACGGGCAGTGAATAATTTCCACTCCATTCCTTTAGCGATATAGTCCGTATCATCTAAAAAAGGGATATACTCTCCTCTTGGTGCGATATAATGAATCAAATCTTCAGCTGGAGTTTCAGCCACAGTCACCACTCCTAATCTTTTCTATAGATTATATTCTAGCAAAGGATTTCAAAGTTGCAAATGAATGAGTTTATCATAATTGAATGTCCCCTCTAAAAATCGTTCAGAAGTGATGGCATTCAGAGTTCCGAACATCTTTCAATTCCCCCCATACAATGAATACCATCTTTTTTAAACTAGAAAAAAGGCTGCTCACTAAGAGCAGCACTTTTATTAGAATAGTCAATCTTTTCTCCTTGGACAAAAACGACTACATCCTTTACCCTTCTTTAACTTGAATTTTTTTTAGTTTACCGTCTTGTTCAGGAGTCATTACATTTTTCTTATGATAAAACAGAAAGTATGACCCTATAACAAGAATCGTGAGAAGGCTTGTAAGAAAGAATTGCAACCGCATGGAATCAATAAATGCTTGAGCAACAAATATAATAAATAATACTGCAATAGTCGCGTAGGTTAAGTAAGGGAATAGCCACATTTTCACTTTAAGTGTTCCGGGATTTTCTTTTTCAGTCTTTTTCCTCAAATACAGATGAGAAAAAGCGATAAATATATACATGATCATAGTGACTCCTCCCGAGCTATTTGCGAGAAAAGCAAACAATTTATCAGGGGAAACAAATTTAAATGTCGTACACACATAAGCAAAGAAAACACATGCCATTAACGCCCAAATCGGGATTCCCCTCTTATTCACACGGGATAGGATTTTCGGTGCATCACCTTTTTTTGCTAAAGAGTATAACATACGTGAGCTTGTATATAGCCCTGAATTCAAAACAGAAAGCAATGATATGAAGATTACAATATTCATAACTTGACCCGCTGCCGGGAGGCCTGCCATATCAAAAACGCTGGCATAGGGGGTTTTCAGTAAATCTTCAGCCCCCTGTGGGATTACGATAACTAAAATAGCCACTGAGCCGACAAAGAAAAGAAGGAGACGCCATACAACAGCGTTTATGGCTTTAATAATATTTTTTTCAGGGTTTTCAGACTCTCCTGCAGCAATGGCAGCAACCTCACTACCCGATAAAGAGAAGGTAATGAATATCACACTAAGGAGGACCGGAAGAAAACCATTTGGAAAAAACCCTCCATTTCCGGTAATGTTGGCAAGTCCTGGTGAATCAAATCCAGGAACAAATCCAAAAATCATCGCTGCACCCAGGAATAGGAAGATGACAATGGCTGTCACTTTCATGAAAGCTAACCAGTATTCAAATTCACCATAAGCTTTGACTGAATATATATTCGTAACCATCATTAAAATAGGGAAAGAAAGACTAGCAGCCCACATGGGTATGGCAGGAAACCAATCATGAACCATAGTACCCAATAAAGTTGTTTCTATAGCAATAATGATAACCCAGTTGAACCAGTACAACCAGCCAATCGTATATCCGGCCCAAGGGCCCATTGCCTGATGTGCATATGTTGAAAAGGATCCGCTATCAGGGTTCACCACAGCCATTTCACCCAGCATGCGCATGATGAGCACGATCATCAATCCTGCGATTATATACGATATAATAGCACCAGGTCCTGCTGAACCTATTATTGTTCCGCTTCCGATAAATAGTCCTGCCCCAATGACCCCTCCAATAGAAATCATTGTGACATGCCTGGTCTTGAGACCATGTTTCAGTTCATTTGTTTGAAAAGCCACTATTGTCACCATCCTCTAAAACTGTCAATTTAACGTTTTGCAAGCAGAAAACTACTGCTCATGGGTACCCTAGTAGAAATCTTTCATTCAAAACAATGTTTGCAGTCTATCCCCCTGTTTCACCAATGCTTTTATGAGGCCAAATTTGGTCGTTAAGAAAAAAGTTATATGTATGCTGTAACGCTTATACTATTTACCTTATCCGCTTTTCCCATTTAAACTTCCTCTTTTTCTATCTACAGCCCCTAAACGAAACACGCGAAAAGTATAATGATCCTTGATGGATTTTGCTCTTTTTACTTATTGTTATGTATAAAATATAATTTCACACCCTTGCCATATCTTTCTAAAAGCACCCTCTCTCCAAATAAATTTATACATATTTATTAAAGCAATATCCATGCCAAAAAAAGGATGGTTAGTTCAATAGGATTTAACGCTTTTGTGAATTTAATTTGATTCAATAATGAATCAAAAATACAATATATGATTCATAAATTAATTATTCCCCCCTTTTGATTCACATTCGAATTAAAAAATGACAATTTAATTGATATCTTTTAAATTATCGACAAAAATTATCGACTAAAAATTTCAAGGTGGATTCTAGGATATTTTTCATAAAATGTGAAAAAATGACTAAGGGGGGGCGATAAAAATAAGATGCCAAAATCCAAATTATGAATTTTGACATCTTCCAAATGGATTTATTTCCACTAAGACTGATTCTTCGTCCGGGATATGCATCCGCTACTAATCCAAGACCTACTACATGCTTCGGAAAATAAGGATATGTATGAATAAAGCTGTATGTAAAGTCCTGTAGGTTATGTATCAAATCATTATAAAAATTTAGTACTGAACAATTGGGAAATGGATGCTGAATGTGGTCAAATTTTCATTAGAGTCACAATTCATATATCCATCATTACTTTCAATGATCTTTTTACATACGTATAATCCAATTCCCGTTCCTAACTCTTTTGTTGTGACAAAGGGCTCAAAAATAGATTCGATCAATTCACTGGCAATGGCCGGTCCATTATTAGAAATTCGAATTATTCTTTCATTCGCCTCAATTAAAGAGTTTATCCTCAAAATTCTAGGGTGTTCCCTATCCTTTAAAGCATCAATGGAATTAATGAAAAGATTCAAGAATACTTGTTTTAACCCATCCTTGCTCGCTGTCATGACTAAGTTTGGATAAATATCTATTTCCACATTAACGCTGGCATCCACAATATTCGCATAAGTCAATTCTTGTATTTCTTCAATTAACTTTAATACGGAAATTTCCTCTCTTTGTTCCTCATTAAAATCAGATTTGGAGGTATGGAGGAATTGGGTTATCCTGAAATTCAACTGATTTAATTCATAATCAATGATATCCAAATATTTCAACCCTGGATTCTCCCGCTTCAATAATTTATTGAACCCCATGATAGCTGTAAGCGGGTTTCGGAACTCATGTACAAAGCTTGAAGATATCTGTCCCAGTACCGCTAATTTATCTTTGTGGTTTTCACTTATATAAGACTTTTTTTCCTCAATCACTTCATTTGTTAGATTCGTATATCTCGTTACTGCATGATAGCTGAACGAATCAAAGTGCAAGTTAATGTCATTAATGAATTTCTGCATATAATAAATGGGGATATTCGTCCCAAAAACATTTCTGATTATGATATTTCTCCCTAAATTGATATTATATAGAAAATCCCCGATGTTAATATTTGCTTCAAGACGTTCTTTTGCAACCTGGTAAGCCAACCTTATCAGCACGTCTTCCGACAATGCCTCCTTGAACGTTTGTATGACCAGTGAGTACATCCCATATCCATTTTCTTTAACTTTTTCTTTGTAGGGGTCTATTTCATTGATCTTAATGGTCTCGTTCCATTCATTTAAAAACAAAGATTCATTTTCTTCCAGATATCGAATCAAAACATTTTTATACTCCTTATGTTCAGATGACAACTCCATACTATTGACCACACATCCCCTTGCGGAATTTTAGATACTATATCAATAACATCATTCTATATGAGATTTTGATTTCCTGCACTTCATTATTTATTGTTTTGAAGATGAAAAGTAGCTTGTAAGGAGACAAGGTTTGCTGGTCCGCATATAGTTGCTTGCGATAACAAAGAAACGACCAAATCAGGTCAGAGATTTTCATAAAAAGGAAACTCTTCATTCCTGCTTTTTATATCCTAAGAATCTCTTACTTTTTGAAAGTTCATTCCGTATTTTTTCATTTTTCTATAAAGTGTATTTCGGCCGATATCAAGTTGTTTTGCGGCGTTACTGATATTTCCATTTGTTCGTTCCAAGGCATTCCTGATAAGTTTGGTTTCTTGTTCTCGAAAGTTTCTTGGTTCTCGATCGGCATTTGCCTTTTCTTCAAGTGTAATGGAAGAAACAGGGCAAAGTGCCTCGAGTAAGTCCCTTGTAATCGGACCATTATCAGCTAGGAATGCAGCCTGTCCGAGCACGTTTTGCAATTCACGGAAATTTCCTGGCCACGAATATTCCAAAATGAATGTTTTAGCTTCGTGGGTTAATTCGGTATGTTCGCTCTTATATGCTAAACCTTCTAAAATGTATTCTGCTAACAGTAATAAATCTTTACGACTCCTGAGATTTGGAAGTTTTAACGATAATCCACACAGGCGAAAAAATAGATCGGCACGGAATTCCCCTGCTTCAATTTCTTTTTGTAAGTCTTTGTTTGTGGCGGCAATGACCCTTACATCGATTGGAATGGAAGCATGTCCACCGACACGGGTCACACATCTTTCCTGAAGCACGCGAAGCAGAGTCGCTTGAGCTGGAAGCGGCATGTCCCCGATTTCATCCAAAAACAGGGTTCCGCCATCAGCAGCTTCGAACTTCCCCTTATGTCCGCCGCTTTTTGCGCCAGTAAAGGCACCCTTTTCATACCCGAATAACTCACTTTCCAATAAGTTCTCGGGTATTGCGCTGCAGTTTATAGCGATGAACGGTTTATCGCTTCTTAAGCTAACCCCATGAATGGATTGAGCGAACAGTTCTTTTCCCGTTCCACTTTCTCCAGTGATTAGAAGACTGATATCAAGTGTTGCTGCCCTTTTGGCAATGGATATGGTTTGATTCATTTGTGGATCATTACTGATTATATCGGTAAATTGATATCGATTAGTTAAACCATCATTCAATTTTTGTTTTTTTAACCGTAGGATCACGGAGGACTGATTTTCTATATTTTTACCAAGGGTCTGAACTGTGTATTCCTGGTCTTTTATTGAAATCTTCTGTTCTAAAACAAGCGGGTCTAATCTTGATATTATATTCGGTATCGGTTTTTTCAATGTGCCAATAACTTTGGACGCCGCAATGTTGAGATTTGTAACTTTTCCCTCTTTATCAAGGGTGATTAGAGGATCAGGGTATTGATCATATATAAAATAAAGGTTTTTCTCCCTTTTTTGAGAATGTGACAATAAGAGTGCTTGTTTGATGCTATCAGCCACCCTCTGAACCAGGCTAATGGAAAAAGGATGATAATTCTGTTGATGGCTGCTTAAATTCAAGACACCAAGCAGATGCCCATCAGGGTGATAAATGGGGGAAGCGGCGCAAGTAAGGAAATGGTTATCCTGATGAAAGTGTTGATTGCCATGAATCAATACGGGTTTTTTCTCTATAATGGCTGTTCCTATTGCATTTGTCCCTTTTGATTCCTCTAGCCAATTGGCCCCTTTTCTGAGGGAAACATTATCTGCATGCCGAACGAAAGCTGGATCGCCAACTGTTTCGATGATATAACCTTCAGGAGCAGCAAGTAATAAAATGGACTCCAAGCCATTAATCGAGCTATGAACTTCCTCTAAAATGGGGGAAGAATGGTACAGCAGTTCTGCATATTGATCGTGGTATTCGGCCAACTCAAATGCGCCAAGCATATCTTCCTTATCCATCGTGCTAGGCTGAAGTCCTTTTGAATGGCACCGCTTCCATGATTCTTGAATAAATGCCGGAACGGTTCCTTTATCCGCGCTAATATTAATAGACATTGAATAAGTCCTCCCGTATGTAAAATCCAGTAAACTGCCACTGTTTTTCGATTCAATTTCAATTAGGCAACTCTAAACAATCTTCAGTTTAAGAGTATTAAGGGGTAATCCATATAATTTAATTATAACAGAAAATTCAGATATCCACCAAAATGAAAATTGCCTTTTTGCCAAGTATTAAACGTTTTTGGTCCATACTGGAACACCTAACTGTTCCAAAGTGGAACAGTTAGGTGACTTCCTTCGATCCAATTCCCTTGATTTTATTGGTTTTTTATTATTGGCATAAGTCTTGCATAATTACATGATGAGTAATTGATTCCTTTTTGATAAGGGGGGAAAGAACCAAGTAAGTCGAAAGCCCTGTATTCCGTTGGGTAGTGTTTTCCTTATGCAACAGATCAGCCAATGGGAAATTCTTATTGAAGACATAAGCATATGCCTGATCCATTTACTTAGAGAACGCAATTGTCCGGACAGATTTTCATGATCGAACTTTAATATGAAAAGGGGTATTATACATGGAACAAACTATTAAACTTAATCCGCGAGTGCAAGAATTCTTAAAGGGCACTAAAAAGCTATTGATCAATGGGGAATTGGTGGAAGCTGCTTCAGGAAAAACCTTTGAGACTCTCGATCCTTCAAATGGGAAGGTTCTGGCCATTGTGAGTGAAGCAGGACCAGAAGATGTAGATAAAGCAGTCAAAGCAGCCCGCAAGGCTTTCGACAACGGGCCCTGGAAAAAAATGAGTGCATCGGAACGCAGTCGCCTCATTTATAAGTTAGCGGACCTAATGGAGGATCATAAAGAAGCGTTAGCACAATTAGATACCCTGGATAATGGTAAGCCAATTGGTGAAACCACTAATGCCGACGTCCCCCTCGCCATTGATCACTTCCGTTATTATGCTGGATGGACCACTAAGATAGTGGGTCAAACAATTCCTGTTGCAGGAAATTACTTTAATTATACCCGTCATGAAGCAGTTGGAGTGGTAGGACAAATCATCCCTTGGAATTTCCCCCTTCTTATGGCAGCATGGAAATTAGGTGCAGCCCTTGCAACCGGATGTACGATCGTTTTAAAACCAGCGGAGCAAACGCCGCTTTCAGCATTATATTTAGGGCAATTGGCGCTTGAAGCCGGTTTTCCTCCTGGTGTTCTTAATGTCATACCTGGATTCGGGGAAACAGCAGGATCACCGCTTGTAGACCATCCTGATGTCGATAAAATTGCCTTTACCGGTTCAACCTCAGTAGGGAAAATGATCATGCGTCAAGCTTCGGGCACTGTGAAAAAAATCTCGTTGGAACTAGGTGGGAAATCACCTAATATCATTTTACCGGATGCAGATATGAGTAAAGCCATTCCTGGTGCTTTGATGGGCATCATGTTTAATCAAGGACAAGTTTGCTGTGCCGGTTCCCGACTGTACATTCAGAAGAAATCCTATGATAACGTGGTAGCTGACTTAGTGTCCCACGCAAAAAATATTAAACAAGGGGCCGGTCTTGATCCATCAACCCAGATAGGGCCATTGGTATCCAGTGAACAACTGGAAAGAGTGGGCAGTTATATTGAAAAAGGGAAGTCTGAAGGAGCTGAAGTGGTTACAGGGGGCAATTACGGACAAGGTGAGGGTTATTTTGTAGCACCTACAATATTTGCAGGTGTTGAAGATGAAATGACAATCGCTAAAGAAGAAATCTTCGGTCCTGTTGTAGCTGCCATGCCTTTTGACGATTTGGACGATGTGATAAACCGTGCAAATAACTCTGAATATGGATTGGCCGCTGGTTTATGGACACAAGATGTAAAAAAAGCCCATTATGTGGCTAATGAATTAAAGGCAGGTACAGTTTGGGTAAACTGTTATAACGCCTTTGATGCAGCTTCTCCATTTGGTGGTTATAAACAAAGTGGAATCGGTCGGGAAATGGGCAGTTATGCATTGGATAATTATACGGAAGTTAAAAGTGTATGGATTAACTTAAACTAACAAAAAGAATGATCGCTCCATTTGGCTCAGACATTGCAATTGAAATGCATCTGGATATTGGGAATTAGTCACTCATTCAATTCATGTATTAATAAAGACATTAGAGCCTGTTTTCGTTTCCTTTAAATATTCGCAAAAGGGTGTCCAAAGTCCGGACTTTTGACACCCTTTCCTTGTTTTGGTAACTTATTCTAGACAAAAAGAAGAGACCTTTCATTTTCGAAAGGTCTCTTTAGGCTAATTATCCATTACGTTCGATTTGCATTTTTTCTCTGT
It contains:
- a CDS encoding cation diffusion facilitator family transporter, with the protein product MKELFRLLKQGNKSAFIAACVNSIIAVLKGIAYFMTGNVAMFAETLHTLGDAANQFFVFIGSALSKKSPTDRFPDGFGRLVNLVLLGAVLVVGIMSYETIKEGFHHILHPVESTGIIINLSVLSLAVVLESYVLFKAMKEVVHETGIEAKGTAVIFKSFAGLKRAKPATKLVFMEDMVATGGGVLAIIAILLANFTPFIQAEGVASVMIGLGMFYVVGRVFLDNAAGALGEADIEMRQKIGSMVMGDPDVRDIQKLAVIKEGEDFHVELEVELDPHISIAQADDIKDRLFNEIFKERGVTDVIIEFDENDGIPKWEGQIKKELNEMEKDGK
- a CDS encoding amino acid permease; translated protein: MTIVAFQTNELKHGLKTRHVTMISIGGVIGAGLFIGSGTIIGSAGPGAIISYIIAGLMIVLIMRMLGEMAVVNPDSGSFSTYAHQAMGPWAGYTIGWLYWFNWVIIIAIETTLLGTMVHDWFPAIPMWAASLSFPILMMVTNIYSVKAYGEFEYWLAFMKVTAIVIFLFLGAAMIFGFVPGFDSPGLANITGNGGFFPNGFLPVLLSVIFITFSLSGSEVAAIAAGESENPEKNIIKAINAVVWRLLLFFVGSVAILVIVIPQGAEDLLKTPYASVFDMAGLPAAGQVMNIVIFISLLSVLNSGLYTSSRMLYSLAKKGDAPKILSRVNKRGIPIWALMACVFFAYVCTTFKFVSPDKLFAFLANSSGGVTMIMYIFIAFSHLYLRKKTEKENPGTLKVKMWLFPYLTYATIAVLFIIFVAQAFIDSMRLQFFLTSLLTILVIGSYFLFYHKKNVMTPEQDGKLKKIQVKEG
- a CDS encoding histidine kinase N-terminal domain-containing protein, whose translation is MELSSEHKEYKNVLIRYLEENESLFLNEWNETIKINEIDPYKEKVKENGYGMYSLVIQTFKEALSEDVLIRLAYQVAKERLEANINIGDFLYNINLGRNIIIRNVFGTNIPIYYMQKFINDINLHFDSFSYHAVTRYTNLTNEVIEEKKSYISENHKDKLAVLGQISSSFVHEFRNPLTAIMGFNKLLKRENPGLKYLDIIDYELNQLNFRITQFLHTSKSDFNEEQREEISVLKLIEEIQELTYANIVDASVNVEIDIYPNLVMTASKDGLKQVFLNLFINSIDALKDREHPRILRINSLIEANERIIRISNNGPAIASELIESIFEPFVTTKELGTGIGLYVCKKIIESNDGYMNCDSNENLTTFSIHFPIVQY
- a CDS encoding sigma-54-dependent Fis family transcriptional regulator — translated: MSINISADKGTVPAFIQESWKRCHSKGLQPSTMDKEDMLGAFELAEYHDQYAELLYHSSPILEEVHSSINGLESILLLAAPEGYIIETVGDPAFVRHADNVSLRKGANWLEESKGTNAIGTAIIEKKPVLIHGNQHFHQDNHFLTCAASPIYHPDGHLLGVLNLSSHQQNYHPFSISLVQRVADSIKQALLLSHSQKREKNLYFIYDQYPDPLITLDKEGKVTNLNIAASKVIGTLKKPIPNIISRLDPLVLEQKISIKDQEYTVQTLGKNIENQSSVILRLKKQKLNDGLTNRYQFTDIISNDPQMNQTISIAKRAATLDISLLITGESGTGKELFAQSIHGVSLRSDKPFIAINCSAIPENLLESELFGYEKGAFTGAKSGGHKGKFEAADGGTLFLDEIGDMPLPAQATLLRVLQERCVTRVGGHASIPIDVRVIAATNKDLQKEIEAGEFRADLFFRLCGLSLKLPNLRSRKDLLLLAEYILEGLAYKSEHTELTHEAKTFILEYSWPGNFRELQNVLGQAAFLADNGPITRDLLEALCPVSSITLEEKANADREPRNFREQETKLIRNALERTNGNISNAAKQLDIGRNTLYRKMKKYGMNFQKVRDS
- a CDS encoding aldehyde dehydrogenase family protein is translated as MEQTIKLNPRVQEFLKGTKKLLINGELVEAASGKTFETLDPSNGKVLAIVSEAGPEDVDKAVKAARKAFDNGPWKKMSASERSRLIYKLADLMEDHKEALAQLDTLDNGKPIGETTNADVPLAIDHFRYYAGWTTKIVGQTIPVAGNYFNYTRHEAVGVVGQIIPWNFPLLMAAWKLGAALATGCTIVLKPAEQTPLSALYLGQLALEAGFPPGVLNVIPGFGETAGSPLVDHPDVDKIAFTGSTSVGKMIMRQASGTVKKISLELGGKSPNIILPDADMSKAIPGALMGIMFNQGQVCCAGSRLYIQKKSYDNVVADLVSHAKNIKQGAGLDPSTQIGPLVSSEQLERVGSYIEKGKSEGAEVVTGGNYGQGEGYFVAPTIFAGVEDEMTIAKEEIFGPVVAAMPFDDLDDVINRANNSEYGLAAGLWTQDVKKAHYVANELKAGTVWVNCYNAFDAASPFGGYKQSGIGREMGSYALDNYTEVKSVWINLN